CTTCGGCAGATGCTTCTGATGCAGCCGCAGCCGCTTCTAAAATGGGTTCTGGTAATTTTTTAGGTAAAATACCAGCTTTTTGTAATACAACATTAGCCTCATGGGAAACTTTTTTTAGCGTATGCTGTGTTAAATACTCCAGGCTCTGTTGCCATTTTGCCAATTCTATCGGGTTAGATGGGTCAGGAGAAGTTAGGTAGGGCAGGGGTGGGGTGTAAATCCCTGGAGTGCCGCTTTGTGTAGGTTTGGGGAGATTGGGTAAATTTGATTCTAAATTCTCTTCTTGTTCCCAGCTGCTTATTTCCTCATCGGGAAGTAGCTGTTCTACTTGTTCTACCTTCTCTACTTCTTCTACTTCTTCTACTTGCTTTACTTGCTCACTTTGAATATAAGTCAGCAATTGCTCAGCTGCCTTTTGACCCAATTTGCGGATGCCTTGTTGCAATTGTTGCCGCTGATTTAATGACAAACTCAAAAAGTTTTCAGGATACCCTTGGGTACACAGGTGGTAAGTCGCCAGAATCAACTGCTTCTTTAAAGCTTGCCCGGCATGGGTTAGATAACTGGCATAAGCGCTATGGAGTTCTTTTGCGATCGCTCCTATCGCTTCTTGCACTGCTGCAATATCCCGCTCAATTTGCTCAATTGCTCTTGCCATATCTTCTCTTGATTGACCACCTGAACCTCAATGTGGTACAAATGTACCCATTTATTTTAAAATAATTATCCTCAGAATTTGAGATTTTAAAGTTTATATTAATAACTCAAGACGATTCATCACCAAGCATCTCCTGAAAATTAATAAAATACAGGTCAGTATAGTTTAACTGACCTGTCTTAGAAAGAGTCATTAGTCATTTGTCCTTAGTTTTAATGACCATTGACTATTGACTGATGACTAATGACCATTGACTAATGACTAAATTTACTTGCTACCGATTTGTGCGGCAACTTCATCAGCAAAGTTACTTTCTTGCTTTTCAATGCCCTCACCCAGCACATAGCGAACAAAGCGCTGCACTTGGATGTCTTCACCGACTTTAGCCTTGACTTGTTTTACCAAGTCTTCCACGGAAATACTTTGATCGCGAATGTAGGGCTGATCCAGCAAAGTCAATTCTTTCAAGCGTTTTTCAATCCGCCCTTGAACTATCTTTTCTTTGATGTTCTGTGGCTTGTTCCCCAAATCATCCCGCCCCATTTCAATGTCTTTTTCTCTTTGGACAACTTCGTCTGGGATTTGGTCTACGCTGACATACTCGACATTGGGACAAGCTGCAACTTGCATGGCGGCATTTCGAGCCAAGTTTTGGAACTCTTCATTAGCAGCCGCCGACTCGGTTTGAGAGTTCGCCTCGACTAACACACCAACTCGACCACCAGTGTGAATGTAGCTGTCTACTACACCTGGTGTGCCTTCTGCTAGTGAAAAATTCACAAAGCGACGTAGCTGGATATTTTCACCCAGACTGGCGATGCTTTGCTTGATGAACTCTTCTACGGTCAAGCTTTCATTCTCAATATATGGTTGAGCTAACAAAGACTCAACAGTATCAGTAGTGGCTGCTTGCTTAGCTAGGTTTTTAACTAAAGCTTTAAAAGCTTCGTTACGGGCAACAAAATCGGTTTGGCAGTTGACTTCTATTAGTACACCCACCCGACCATCGGGCTGAATGTAGGTGTCTACTAGACCTTCTGCCGCAATGCGATCGCTTTTTTTACCCGCTGAAACCAAGTTCTTTTTTCGTAGCCAGTCTATGGCTTGTTCGATGTCGCCATCAGTTTCTTTCAGCGCTTTTTTGCAGTCCAGTATGCCGGCACCAGTTTTTTGGCGTAGCTCTTGGACGAGTTTTGCAGATATTTCCGCCATGTTGCCTTAATTCCTAACTTGACCTCGAGTTGTAATTACTCACGGGTGTTGAGTATTTCTATCTTACTCACAAGGATGATATGTGAAGTATGAAGTCATATCATGTCCGGTTAAACAGAAGTCAATTGCGTACTCCTTCGGAGAAACCGTTCGCGTAGCGTCTCCCTTTGGGAGAAGGGTACGAAGTGAAGCAATCCCGAAGTCAGCAGTGATTGCTTCACTTCGTTTCACTCACTGCTGACATATCGTAAGTGATTAGGCGGACATGATATACAAAAGGATGAAATTTCAGCCTTTAGTCTTCATAAGCTCAAGTACATCTAAATTGCATAATCACTCGTCAACGACGATGACAGATGACAGTCATCTGTCAGCTGTCATCAGTCAACACAATTAGATATGCAATCTTTATGTGTAACAGCTTACTTCATCATCCTTATTCTTCTTCGTCTTCGTCCTCGGGAATCACCGAGTCACTATACTCGCTTTCATCATAGTCGTACTCTTCCTCAGTACCCTCGTAATCTTCGTAATCTTCTTCTGCATCAAGTTGACCGTGACGACCTTCGTAAATAGCGTCTGCCAACTTGCCAACTATCAGCTTGATCGACCTGATGGCGTCGTCATTGGCTGGTATGGGAATATCTACTACATCTGGGTCACAGTTTGTATCCAGCATGGACACAATGGGAATTCCCAGTTTTTGACATTCTTGAACTGCGTTGTACTCCCGGCGTTGGTCTACAATTACCACGACATCGGGAACTTTCCGCATTGTTTTAATGCCACCGAGGTATTTCTGAAGCTTCGTCATCTCCCGCCGCAGCATGGAGGCTTCTTTTTTCGGCAATAAATCCAGAGCGCCAGTTTCTTCACGGCGTTCTAAATCTTTAAGGCGATCTGCTCTAGTTTTGATGGTGGCCCAGTTGGTGAGCATTCCGCCCAACCAACGTTGGTTGATGTAGTGAGAACCACAACGAGCGGCTTCTTGAGCGATAATTCCTGCTGCTTGCCGCTTTGTGCCGACGAAGAGGAATTTCTTCCCTTGCTCTGCTTGGGTTCTCATGTAGCTATAAGCATCTTCCATCAACTGGGCAGTCTGCACCAAGTCGATGATATGTACACCATTGCGCGAGGTGTAAATATAAGGAGACATTTTCGGGTTCCAACGGCGGGTTTGATGCCCAAAGTGAACCCCCGACTCCATCATTTGAGCCAATGAAACGACTGGCATGTGTTTTTAACTCCTATTCGGGTTAAACCTCCACCCAGGCGTATTTCCCAAAACAGGAAACACCCGAATTCCTGGATGTGCGGAATTTAGTTAACTTTACTAGGATAGCACATTCATCCTTGGTAATGGGCAGTAGTGAGTAGGGAGGAGTGAGTGGTGAAAAAATCCCCATTCCCTATTCCCCTTGCAATTGAGCATAGGCTTCATATACGCCTTTGACGTTGTACCAATTGAGGAAAATTCGGGCTATTTCTAAAGCTAACTGGGGTCTACCTGAATTAATTAGCCATTGTAAGAATGGCGACATTGTTTTCTCGTTTAGTGTGCCATTGAGTGAAAGAATTCCCCAAAGTAAGCGATGTAACCAAGTCATCTGAATCATCATTCGCACTTCCCATGTAGGATGCTTTTGATAAAACAAAACTCCCATACGCCCGCGTTGAATTTCTTTTTCTATCAAGCTGGGAATTTGTTCTAATTTAAATGGTGGATGCCAGTGATAACCAACTGCGGCTGGACATTTAATCAGTTTTAAACCTAGCTTTTTCAGCCTCACGCCTAATTCTAAATCTTCCCAACCGTAGAGTTGAAAGCTCATATCAAACAGTCCAGCTTTCTCTAACCAATGTTTGGGAATGGCTACGTTTCCTGTGGCAAAAAAAGCCGCAGAAAAATCTGTCAGCTTATAGGCTTCATCTGTAGGATTATTGAAATTACAAGTATTAATAACTGCACCATAAGTAAAAAAGCGATCGCTGCCTAATTGCTCTTTTCCTTGCACAAGTGCATCTGCATGAGCTTGCAAGAAATTTTTCAGCACTACTAAATCGCTATCAATAAAAATAATCATGTCTCCTACTGCCTCTTTTACACCCAAATTTCGCGCCGCAGATGGGCCAGCATGATCTTGCTGAAAAGGACGCACATGGGGAAACTCATCTTTGTGTGCTGCTAACCACTCTAATGTGCCATCAGTAGAACCATCATCTACCAAGACAATCTCATAACCAGTAATTACACTTGATACGCCTAATTCTTGCACTTCCAAGGCTCGGAGGCACTTTTCTAAAATTGGCTGGCGATTATAAGTCGGTATCACAACGCTGAAAAACACAGTCTCACCCACAACAGTATTACCTATCTCCAGGATAGGACAGGCGGACACTAGACACTGTTCCTCAGAGGATGTCTCTTAAGTAAAATATATGACACTTGCGTAAGTCC
Above is a window of Nostoc sp. UHCC 0702 DNA encoding:
- a CDS encoding glycosyltransferase family 2 protein; the protein is MGNTVVGETVFFSVVIPTYNRQPILEKCLRALEVQELGVSSVITGYEIVLVDDGSTDGTLEWLAAHKDEFPHVRPFQQDHAGPSAARNLGVKEAVGDMIIFIDSDLVVLKNFLQAHADALVQGKEQLGSDRFFTYGAVINTCNFNNPTDEAYKLTDFSAAFFATGNVAIPKHWLEKAGLFDMSFQLYGWEDLELGVRLKKLGLKLIKCPAAVGYHWHPPFKLEQIPSLIEKEIQRGRMGVLFYQKHPTWEVRMMIQMTWLHRLLWGILSLNGTLNEKTMSPFLQWLINSGRPQLALEIARIFLNWYNVKGVYEAYAQLQGE
- the rpsB gene encoding 30S ribosomal protein S2: MPVVSLAQMMESGVHFGHQTRRWNPKMSPYIYTSRNGVHIIDLVQTAQLMEDAYSYMRTQAEQGKKFLFVGTKRQAAGIIAQEAARCGSHYINQRWLGGMLTNWATIKTRADRLKDLERREETGALDLLPKKEASMLRREMTKLQKYLGGIKTMRKVPDVVVIVDQRREYNAVQECQKLGIPIVSMLDTNCDPDVVDIPIPANDDAIRSIKLIVGKLADAIYEGRHGQLDAEEDYEDYEGTEEEYDYDESEYSDSVIPEDEDEEE
- a CDS encoding elongation factor Ts, whose translation is MAEISAKLVQELRQKTGAGILDCKKALKETDGDIEQAIDWLRKKNLVSAGKKSDRIAAEGLVDTYIQPDGRVGVLIEVNCQTDFVARNEAFKALVKNLAKQAATTDTVESLLAQPYIENESLTVEEFIKQSIASLGENIQLRRFVNFSLAEGTPGVVDSYIHTGGRVGVLVEANSQTESAAANEEFQNLARNAAMQVAACPNVEYVSVDQIPDEVVQREKDIEMGRDDLGNKPQNIKEKIVQGRIEKRLKELTLLDQPYIRDQSISVEDLVKQVKAKVGEDIQVQRFVRYVLGEGIEKQESNFADEVAAQIGSK